A genomic region of Nitrospirota bacterium contains the following coding sequences:
- a CDS encoding glycoside hydrolase family 3 N-terminal domain-containing protein, which yields MHAARFLVPRLEGDHIEDRFEDYLRLVRRGVAGFIVFGGEVQHLREAIARLQAEAPLPLIVASDLEQGLGQQVRGGTLFPPAMALARAKEGLLRAAFEQMAREAAYAGINTILAPVLDVNTNPRNPIIATRAFGSDPREVARLGRLMIQSFKAVGIRSCGKHFPGHGSTGLDSHITLPSVQKSLSELESCDLIPFREAVRAGVDLVMPGHLGVPAIEPSGAPCTLSQRAVDYLRKSMGFSGLIVTDALNMGGLGGYGEGEAALLALRAGVDVLLHPRDPEALIHSLSEAAISPSRGDRLVRFRRDLPRAPSAERPSFDPALSERLAREAIRVEGSLPALRKPFLIILSDDDENPAHELLAGLSGSLS from the coding sequence ATGCACGCCGCCCGCTTCCTCGTCCCCCGCCTCGAAGGCGACCACATCGAGGACCGCTTTGAGGATTATCTTCGCCTGGTCCGCCGGGGTGTTGCGGGCTTCATCGTCTTCGGCGGAGAAGTCCAACACCTGCGCGAGGCTATAGCACGGCTTCAGGCCGAGGCCCCCCTCCCCCTCATCGTGGCCTCCGACCTCGAACAGGGCCTGGGCCAGCAGGTGCGGGGAGGAACGCTCTTTCCCCCCGCCATGGCACTGGCCCGGGCGAAGGAGGGCCTTCTGCGGGCGGCCTTCGAGCAGATGGCCCGCGAGGCGGCCTATGCGGGCATCAACACCATTTTGGCCCCGGTCCTGGACGTCAACACAAACCCCCGAAACCCCATCATAGCCACCCGGGCCTTCGGCAGCGACCCCCGGGAGGTGGCGCGTCTGGGGCGGCTCATGATACAGTCCTTCAAGGCTGTGGGCATCCGCTCCTGCGGCAAGCATTTCCCCGGGCACGGCTCCACCGGCCTCGACTCCCACATCACGCTTCCCTCGGTGCAAAAGAGCCTTTCCGAGCTTGAGTCCTGCGACCTTATCCCCTTCCGGGAGGCCGTCCGGGCGGGCGTGGACCTGGTCATGCCGGGCCATCTCGGGGTCCCGGCCATCGAGCCCTCGGGGGCCCCCTGCACCCTGTCTCAGCGGGCGGTGGACTACCTGCGAAAAAGCATGGGCTTTTCCGGCCTCATCGTCACCGATGCCCTGAACATGGGCGGCCTGGGGGGGTACGGCGAAGGGGAAGCGGCCCTCCTGGCCCTCCGGGCCGGCGTGGACGTCCTGCTTCACCCACGGGACCCCGAGGCACTCATCCACAGTCTCTCGGAGGCCGCAATCTCCCCTTCACGAGGAGACAGGCTCGTCCGCTTCAGGCGGGACCTCCCCCGGGCGCCCTCCGCGGAGAGGCCGTCCTTCGACCCCGCCCTCTCCGAGAGGCTGGCCCGGGAGGCCATACGGGTGGAAGGTTCTCTTCCCGCACTGAGAAAGCCCTTTCTCATAATCCTGAGCGACGATGACGAAAACCCGGCCCATGAGCTGCTTGCCGGCCTGTCAGGCAGCCTCTC
- the ftsY gene encoding signal recognition particle-docking protein FtsY: MKFFDRLKEGLTKSRQGFTDRIGTIFAGGTIDEETLEELEETLISSDFGVSASMEIVEHLREKQGEVQGKGSVMSFIKKEMAALLGKSQPLVAFGEPPFVILTLGVNGVGKTTTIGKLAHRFVGEGNAVVLAAADTFRAAAIEQLEIWAERSGSDIIKHQSGSDPAAVAFDAVEAAKHRGTDVVIIDTAGRLHTKTPLMEELRKVKRVVERAMPDAPQEVLLVLDATTGQNALSQARMFNDAVGVTGIALTKLDGTAKGGIIFAIKRELGIPVRLIGVGEGLEDLRDFHPGEFMDALFGEVS; the protein is encoded by the coding sequence ATGAAGTTCTTTGATCGACTGAAAGAAGGGCTCACCAAGTCCCGGCAGGGCTTTACGGACCGCATAGGGACCATCTTCGCCGGGGGAACGATAGACGAGGAGACCCTGGAGGAGCTGGAGGAGACCCTGATAAGCTCGGATTTCGGCGTAAGCGCCTCGATGGAGATCGTGGAGCACCTGAGGGAGAAGCAGGGAGAGGTCCAGGGGAAGGGCTCCGTCATGTCCTTCATCAAGAAGGAGATGGCCGCCCTCCTGGGAAAGTCCCAGCCCCTGGTGGCCTTCGGGGAGCCGCCTTTCGTCATCCTCACCCTGGGCGTAAACGGCGTGGGCAAGACCACCACCATAGGCAAGCTCGCCCACCGGTTCGTCGGCGAGGGCAACGCGGTCGTCCTGGCCGCGGCCGATACTTTCAGGGCGGCGGCCATCGAGCAACTGGAGATATGGGCCGAGCGCTCCGGCTCGGACATCATCAAGCACCAGAGCGGGTCCGACCCCGCGGCGGTGGCCTTCGATGCCGTGGAGGCGGCCAAGCACAGGGGGACGGACGTGGTCATCATAGATACGGCCGGACGGCTCCATACCAAAACACCCCTCATGGAGGAGCTGAGAAAGGTCAAGCGCGTCGTGGAGCGGGCCATGCCCGACGCGCCCCAGGAAGTGCTCCTGGTCCTGGATGCCACCACGGGCCAGAACGCCCTTTCCCAGGCCCGCATGTTCAACGATGCCGTGGGGGTGACGGGCATCGCCCTGACCAAACTGGACGGCACGGCCAAGGGGGGCATCATCTTTGCCATAAAACGCGAGCTGGGCATCCCCGTGCGGCTCATCGGCGTGGGCGAGGGCCTGGAGGACCTGAGGGACTTCCATCCCGGGGAGTTCATGGATGCGCTTTTCGGGGAGGTCTCCTGA
- a CDS encoding 3-isopropylmalate dehydratase small subunit: protein MKIKGRVWVFGDDVDTDAIIPARYLNTSDPGELASHVMEDADPAFPGKVKPGDIIVAGKNFGCGSSREHAPIAIKAAGVQAVVALSFARIFYRNAFNIGLPIFESPQADEKVKEGDELEIDADHGVIRNLTRGTEFPAEPIPDFMQELIRAGGLVQWTKQKIKW from the coding sequence ATGAAGATAAAGGGAAGGGTCTGGGTGTTCGGCGACGACGTGGACACCGACGCCATCATTCCGGCGAGGTATCTCAACACGTCGGACCCCGGGGAGCTGGCCTCCCACGTGATGGAGGACGCCGACCCGGCCTTCCCGGGCAAGGTGAAGCCGGGGGACATCATCGTGGCCGGGAAGAACTTCGGATGCGGCTCCTCACGGGAGCACGCGCCCATAGCCATCAAGGCCGCGGGCGTTCAGGCCGTGGTGGCCCTGAGCTTCGCCCGGATATTCTACAGAAACGCCTTCAATATCGGGCTTCCCATATTTGAGTCGCCCCAGGCCGACGAGAAGGTGAAGGAGGGGGACGAGCTGGAGATAGACGCCGACCATGGCGTCATCAGGAACCTCACCCGGGGAACGGAGTTTCCGGCAGAGCCCATACCGGATTTCATGCAGGAGCTCATCCGGGCGGGCGGGCTGGTGCAATGGACGAAGCAGAAAATAAAGTGGTAG